The sequence CTGACCGGTCGGAGGAAGAACTCTTCTTACTTGTCGATCACGGTGTCACAGTCAAGGATGTAAAGATCGAACACGGCGTATACGGAGACCTGACCGCTTCGATTATGGTGTCCAACCGTAAGGAAGTGGAACAATTCATGAACAAAATTGATGAAACGGGGGCTTCCTTTCTTTCAGAATTAACCGATGGTGTTCATTTACATACCTTAATGGCCCATAGTGAACAAGCCCTGGAGACAGCAGAAAAAGCCCTTCAAGATGCAGGCTTCCTGATTCAAACTTACAATTGATCAGCCCCGACGAGCATATAAATAAGGCAGATTCCACGTTGGAATCTGCCTTTTTGCTGCTCAATTATCCAATAAATAAGAAGAATACGTCCCAATCATTTTCACTTTGCATCCGAGGGCTTCCATTTCACTAACTGCTCCCGGAAGAAGGACATCATCCATTTCATGAGCCACATCAATTAAGAAGAAATAATCCCCCAACCCTGTTTTCAGAGGTCTTGATTCAATTTTACTTAAATTCAATTGTCTCCAGGCAAAGGTTGATAATACCTGATGGAGCGCTCCTGATCGATCTTTTGGGAGAGTCACCATCAAGGTCGTCTTCTCCAGACTTTTTTCCTGAGAAAGTGACAATGGATCAGCCGTCTTATGTAAAACGATAAACCTTGTATGATTATAGGCAAAATCATGAATGTTTTCATGCATGATTTTCAATCCGTATTTTTCTGCTGCCAGTTCGTTTCCAATTGCCCCAAGGAACGAGTCAGGATTCTCACTCACGAATTTAGCAGCGGCAGCCGTACTCGTCGTCTGTTCCAGGGGTACCCCGCGAAACTGCTTATGTAAAAACTTATGACACTGTGCCAATGCGTGGGAATGGGAAAGAACTTTCTCGATAGAATCTTCACTGTCACTCCATTCTGGATGTATCATTAAGTGCTGCTGAATCGCGGACGTCAATTCAGCTACAATCGCTAAATTCGCTTCATGAAATAAATAATCGACTGTAATATGTACCGAGCCTTCCAGGGCATTTTCTAAGGGGACAACGGCATAATCAACCTCATTCTCTATCACCGCTTCAATGCAATCCGGAATCGTCACATACGATACGGTATCTTCTTCTGGGAATGCCTTCTTAACAGCTAAATCTGTAAAGGAAGCCTGGGGTCCTAAATACGCAATTTTCACTCTGATCTTCCTCTCACTCTCACCAAATTTATTGAACATTCTAACACGTATACAAACAAAGAGGAAGAGCTTTTAAGCAAAAAAAAGTGTTAGGCTCCGGAACCTAACACTTCCACTTTCTCTACAAATTCTAATCGTCTGAGTTTTGAGAGTAAGTCTTCCAATCCGATCGTAAGGTCAGTCACATTTAAAGAAAGTGTGACATTCGCTCTTCCTTGCAATGGGATCGTCTGATGTATCGTTAAAATATTGCAACCATGATTGGCCGTTTCACTCAGTAAATGAGACAACGTTCCTGAACGGTCTTCCAGATGAAAGAATAGCGTGATGATTCTCTCCTTCACCACGGTGTGAAAAGGAAACACTGTATCACGATATTTATAAAAGGCACTCCGGCTTAAATCGACCCGATGGACCGCTTCCCATACTGAGTCAGCCTTGCCTCTTTCAATCAATTCTTTCGCATCCAGGGTTTTCTTCATCGCTTCAGGCAGCACGTCTTCCCGTACTAAATAAAACTTGCCTTCTTGAAATTTTTTCCCCAATGACTATTCCTCCAATTGTCTAGCTACAGAGACCAGAGGGTATGATCAAGCCTCTCTGAGTACCGCTTTCGCTTTCTATTGTAGAGCATTGGCGGCTTATCCTTGACCACCATAGCTTTTCTGTCATCCAGCTACGGCACCTGTCTCTCGAGGTCATAAGTCAAGCGCCTCCGCTTTTCTGTCCGAAATAGATGAAGGATGAAACTTAATCTACAAATTCGAATTCATATTTTAACAGGCGGATTGTGTCACCGTTCTCGGCACCACGCTCACGAAGGGCTTCATCCACACCGTACGAACGAAGCTGTCTTGCGAATCGTCTCGTAGAATCTTCCCTTGAGAAATCGGTCATTTTGAATAATCTCTCAATTTTCGCACCGCTGACAACGAATGTTCCATCAGGATCACGAGTGATTTCGAATTCTTTCTCTTCTTCTTCATGCTTGTAAACAACACGGTGGATGCCTGTTTCTTCTTCTTCATGAATAGGGAATTCAGAAGTCGTTTCCACTTTATCGGCTACAGCATATAGAAGCTCACTCAGGCCTTGACGCGTAACAGCCGAGATCGGGAACACAGGGTAATCTTCCTGAAGTTTTTCTTTGAAGAT is a genomic window of Rossellomorea sp. y25 containing:
- a CDS encoding ACT domain-containing protein is translated as MGKKFQEGKFYLVREDVLPEAMKKTLDAKELIERGKADSVWEAVHRVDLSRSAFYKYRDTVFPFHTVVKERIITLFFHLEDRSGTLSHLLSETANHGCNILTIHQTIPLQGRANVTLSLNVTDLTIGLEDLLSKLRRLEFVEKVEVLGSGA
- the pheA gene encoding prephenate dehydratase — encoded protein: MFNKFGESERKIRVKIAYLGPQASFTDLAVKKAFPEEDTVSYVTIPDCIEAVIENEVDYAVVPLENALEGSVHITVDYLFHEANLAIVAELTSAIQQHLMIHPEWSDSEDSIEKVLSHSHALAQCHKFLHKQFRGVPLEQTTSTAAAAKFVSENPDSFLGAIGNELAAEKYGLKIMHENIHDFAYNHTRFIVLHKTADPLSLSQEKSLEKTTLMVTLPKDRSGALHQVLSTFAWRQLNLSKIESRPLKTGLGDYFFLIDVAHEMDDVLLPGAVSEMEALGCKVKMIGTYSSYLLDN
- a CDS encoding transcription repressor NadR, which gives rise to MAGKKILGDERRQWILDKLITKHAPITGGELAKQTSVSRQVIVSDITLLKAKGEPIIATSQGYLYMPASNQDTMIERTVACQHTPDRSEEELFLLVDHGVTVKDVKIEHGVYGDLTASIMVSNRKEVEQFMNKIDETGASFLSELTDGVHLHTLMAHSEQALETAEKALQDAGFLIQTYN